ACAATAAAGGGTACATATTATGCTTGAACTTTACATTTcggaataattataatataatcagtaACATTGATATATACACATTAATACGGGTATAAGACCTcgcatttcttatttataaataatatttacgtaaaattaCTGAAACATTTGGTTTTTTATCTTCATTAGTAGGAAATATCTTCAGCTCCAGACATCAATTCGCACCCAGAACGATATGTATATGAAAGTTTAACGTAATCacgtatgttttaatatttgtatgacatatatacatattaataaacaataatgttgAACTGTTAAAGAAATTGACAACCTACAATGAAAACAATAGTACGGGCATGGTCTGCTACACAATAGTCACGTATTAAACATTACTCGTGCAGGGAAAGCCAGTTTTCCGGGCTAGTAGCTCGAGGCAACTGCAATGCACTTCTCTCTTCAACGGTCCGTGCACCGCTTGATTGCGGTTTATCACTTTAACAGTTGCCACTTTACGGACCGTCGACATACCATCGACATCGTACtagataattatcaaaatttgctTGAACAAGCAACACCTTATCAAATTTATGGAGTATGGTATAGCTGATAATGCCGATACTAAATGTACACTACATTATAGATTATTACTGAAACGGGATTATAAACATTGCACTCCATAAAATGTTCCCAATCTGATTGAAAAATATTGCGAATTAAAAATTCTGTTTGTTTTCAGGAAAAACACACACATCCCCGTTTCCGGTTCTTGCTACCACTGCTAATGGCTATTTTTCAAGGCACGAACGCGCAGTGCCCTTGGGCCGACATGCCAGAATTACAAGCAACATGTGTATGTGCTTTTAATCTAGCCAGGCAAATGTCTGTACAATGTGATCAGGTATAATAAGacgaaaatatatgatataattagtaACCaatctttgtattatttttgttcataatagcgtaatttattttacaggtCGATTTTCCGACTTTATTATCAAAGCTGAATTCAAGTGCAAGGAAAATATCTATAGATCttctgtatattaataattctacaATTCATTCAATAACCGATGAAATGTTCATAAATTTAGCGATACACAACTTACAGATATCGGGATGCagagtaaaaaaaatagaaaataatgcaTTTAAAGGTCAAGGGCAATACTTAAAGAATTTAAACTTGCAGGACAATGAGTTGACAGAAGTGCCGGTAAAGGCATTaagaattttaacaaatttgtcTTTGTTAGacatttccaaaaataaaattacatatatcgcAAACCACTCTTTTTCGACCCTTCAAGAACTAACAACACTCAAAATATCTGATAATAATGTAACATTGGCACCTCAAGCATTTGCTGGATTAGAAAGTTCGCTGAAAAACTTAAATCTCAAGGGAACGAAGCAAAAAACTGTGCCAGAATGTATAAGAGGACTACGAAGTCTTGCTTTTCTCGACCTCTCGCAAAACAGCATAAGAGAATTACCCGGACCTGAGGGCGCAAGTACTTTTGAAGGATTGGACTCATTGACCGCTCTCAATCTAGAAAGAAATTTGTTAGTTAATTTGGAAAAAGATGCCTTTTAcggaataaaaaatacattaagttCACTAAGTCTATTGAACAATCTGTTACCAGAATTTCCCACTGAAGCTATAGCTACATTATCAGATTTAAGAGTTTTGGATATAGggtttaatttacttaataagtTACCTTCCGAtgcgtttttaaaaaatcctTCAATAACTTTATTGGCACTTGACGGAAATCCACTGCGAACTGTTGAAGAAAAAGCACTAGCGCATCTTAATCACAGCCTTAGAGGATTAAGCCTCGGTGGCCGCTTTTTAAGTTGTGATTGTCGATTGCGGTGGATAATTGAATGGATTCGTAACGGTGAACTACAAGTTACTTCACGTGAAAGAAACCCTCAATTTTGTGGAAGCCCTTCTCATTTCCGTGAACGTGGATTTTATAGTTTTGAGCCCAACGAGCTTATTTGCGAACATGATTCTCTTCTGAATCTTACTGTAAATGTAGAAACAACGGTTATAAACGAGTCCAATGTTAGTCAAACTACAACACCGTTGCCCTCTTCTACTTCCGCCGATTTACAGTCAAACTATACATCTACGACAATGTTCAGTCCGCCAGTACGCAACGTTAGTGAAACGACGACTTCTAGAACTACAATTCCCACTACGACTACTATtgctaataaaacaaacaaaactccAGCTTTGCGTCCGGCTGCACCTACATGGCGCCATGCTCCTAATCAGAGACCACCATTGGTAATGAACTTTCCCCAACAAAAACCAATCATTGATGATTCAAATGaagttatagtaaaaaatgCTTACAGACAAGATAACTCAGTAATCATCCAATGGGATTCAAATGTTGCTAATATACTAGGCTTTCGTGTAGTATATCGACTCTTTGGTGATAAGAGTTTTAAACAAGGACCTCCTCTTGAAGCCAGTGAGAGagaattcaaaattaaaaatgttccaTCTCAGGTATAGTCGTATTATCATtatgcattatatttttatacttataaaagtagcaattaatttgaatgacatattatttcaataaataaacacagtTAAATACATGTGTATGTTATTTACAGGAATGTATCGTCGTCTGCGTAATTTCATTGGAAGAAGTTCACGTTACTCCAGAAACAGTGCCATACTCACAATGCCGTGAAGTACGCACTGTATCTGCTGCTGCAACTAATATGGACAAAATCACTATAGCAGCCAGTGCAGCAATATGTGGAACAATTGTAGTAGCTGTTCTAGTGTTCGCCGCCGCGTCACGTCGCCGATCTCGTACCGTGCATCGGTTACACACTCAGTTACCAGAGAAAATTCCTAATCCATGCTGCGGGGGATTTAACGGTACACCAAGTCCCAGCGGACCATTATCGTCACTAGCCACGCTAGGCGCATTTGGAAAGCAACGTGAGTGGGACCAAGTGTCAGCTTATAGTGCACGATCAATACCCAGAGCACGTTCTTATACCGAACCCGCGGCTCCTGAGCCTTTGCCAGGTCGCCCAGGAAGGGCACGTTCCTTAGCCGACGGGCAGTCACAACACAGTTACTCACATTCCGGCCGTTACGGAGCTCCAGCATATCCGGGAAGCTTATTAGGATCAAGAACTGGTATACAGTAATTTTATCatgattcatatttataataaaatttacatatatactcaATAATGATGTTCGTTTTAGATCTACGACAATCTCGACAATCATTGGGTGCAGCATCGGAACGAGCATCGCGTTTGTCGCTGAGCGGGGCAGCGGGCGGTGCTACTAGCGGCACTGCCGGTTCTAGAAGACGACCGAGGTCGAGATCTCGTCCTGCCAGTCGTTATAGTGTAGGTTCACTAGGATTAGGCTACTGCGATACTTCAGACAATTGGACTGACCATGATATGGATATTTATATGGCACGTAACCCAACAAGGGGTGGCTTGGTTCCATTATAGCGTGCAGGAAACACGGTGTGGGGTGATTCAGGGTGGCAAAATccaaaacaattaaaagaaactaCTCAAGTCTCGAACTGTACTCATGTGGCTCACACCTGCCCACACCGGCATATTCATCATCACGGCCACAAACATAGAAGAAAAAGTCGAGACGTTTCTTGATTTTAACTGAGACTGTTTCAATGGAAACAGACCTGCCTGTAGTTAGAAATGTACATTAGGGTTTTCAAAGTTTTCAATTCAACCAATTTGGAGTAGCAATTATTTCTAAATTGACAacaaattattcttaaattattaaatatcctataattatagttttaaatttgatactTAAACAGAACTActtatgattaaaaaacatatacagtcaagcctatttttaaattataaattaggtttgtagtaaataatatgaattcattgttgcaataataattgtaaagagTGAGTATACTTTGTGCTAAGATAACCAAGCTTTCCCAGTTTACATGTAGTTTTATATGATTAGttgaatacataatacatgCATGTCTTATTATGCATTCAATTATTCTAAAAGAACCAAacaagtgtctgtttgttccaagCTTAAACTGTAATTGAAAATAGAaagttagattttattttttgtttaacttgttgtatatagttaaattatttaagccattaaatattatcatgtaattaaatatagctAATTGAAGCTCAATCCAAATGGTGCTATCGAATACTAAGCAaatgtttaatgtatttttgtaaataaattaatttataaagtttataccACCCAAatgagttttgtttattttttcatgacaaaaacattt
The nucleotide sequence above comes from Vanessa cardui chromosome 7, ilVanCard2.1, whole genome shotgun sequence. Encoded proteins:
- the LOC124530852 gene encoding leucine-rich repeats and immunoglobulin-like domains protein 1 isoform X2 produces the protein MEKHTHPRFRFLLPLLMAIFQGTNAQCPWADMPELQATCVCAFNLARQMSVQCDQVDFPTLLSKLNSSARKISIDLLYINNSTIHSITDEMFINLAIHNLQISGCRVKKIENNAFKGQGQYLKNLNLQDNELTEVPVKALRILTNLSLLDISKNKITYIANHSFSTLQELTTLKISDNNVTLAPQAFAGLESSLKNLNLKGTKQKTVPECIRGLRSLAFLDLSQNSIRELPGPEGASTFEGLDSLTALNLERNLLVNLEKDAFYGIKNTLSSLSLLNNLLPEFPTEAIATLSDLRVLDIGFNLLNKLPSDAFLKNPSITLLALDGNPLRTVEEKALAHLNHSLRGLSLGGRFLSCDCRLRWIIEWIRNGELQVTSRERNPQFCGSPSHFRERGFYSFEPNELICEHDSLLNLTVNVETTVINESNVSQTTTPLPSSTSADLQSNYTSTTMFSPPVRNVSETTTSRTTIPTTTTIANKTNKTPALRPAAPTWRHAPNQRPPLVMNFPQQKPIIDDSNEVIVKNAYRQDNSVIIQWDSNVANILGFRVVYRLFGDKSFKQGPPLEASEREFKIKNVPSQECIVVCVISLEEVHVTPETVPYSQCREVRTVSAAATNMDKITIAASAAICGTIVVAVLVFAAASRRRSRTVHRLHTQLPEKIPNPCCGGFNGTPSPSGPLSSLATLGAFGKQHLRQSRQSLGAASERASRLSLSGAAGGATSGTAGSRRRPRSRSRPASRYSVGSLGLGYCDTSDNWTDHDMDIYMARNPTRGGLVPL
- the LOC124530852 gene encoding leucine-rich repeat and immunoglobulin-like domain-containing nogo receptor-interacting protein 1 isoform X1 codes for the protein MEKHTHPRFRFLLPLLMAIFQGTNAQCPWADMPELQATCVCAFNLARQMSVQCDQVDFPTLLSKLNSSARKISIDLLYINNSTIHSITDEMFINLAIHNLQISGCRVKKIENNAFKGQGQYLKNLNLQDNELTEVPVKALRILTNLSLLDISKNKITYIANHSFSTLQELTTLKISDNNVTLAPQAFAGLESSLKNLNLKGTKQKTVPECIRGLRSLAFLDLSQNSIRELPGPEGASTFEGLDSLTALNLERNLLVNLEKDAFYGIKNTLSSLSLLNNLLPEFPTEAIATLSDLRVLDIGFNLLNKLPSDAFLKNPSITLLALDGNPLRTVEEKALAHLNHSLRGLSLGGRFLSCDCRLRWIIEWIRNGELQVTSRERNPQFCGSPSHFRERGFYSFEPNELICEHDSLLNLTVNVETTVINESNVSQTTTPLPSSTSADLQSNYTSTTMFSPPVRNVSETTTSRTTIPTTTTIANKTNKTPALRPAAPTWRHAPNQRPPLVMNFPQQKPIIDDSNEVIVKNAYRQDNSVIIQWDSNVANILGFRVVYRLFGDKSFKQGPPLEASEREFKIKNVPSQECIVVCVISLEEVHVTPETVPYSQCREVRTVSAAATNMDKITIAASAAICGTIVVAVLVFAAASRRRSRTVHRLHTQLPEKIPNPCCGGFNGTPSPSGPLSSLATLGAFGKQREWDQVSAYSARSIPRARSYTEPAAPEPLPGRPGRARSLADGQSQHSYSHSGRYGAPAYPGSLLGSRTDLRQSRQSLGAASERASRLSLSGAAGGATSGTAGSRRRPRSRSRPASRYSVGSLGLGYCDTSDNWTDHDMDIYMARNPTRGGLVPL